In Chitinophaga varians, the following are encoded in one genomic region:
- a CDS encoding MarR family winged helix-turn-helix transcriptional regulator, producing the protein MINAIDQSGILAISTRLQRLGELLRKDGQQIYKAHGIDFEPKWFPVVYSLHANEVLSVVEIAHEIGYSHPSTISLLKELEAKKLVRSRKDKTDTRKRLISLTEKGQQLVTEMKPVWDLITAALTDLTNTSNNIMDAVNEVEARFREKSFFERAEDIRRRKSQG; encoded by the coding sequence ATGATTAATGCGATCGATCAATCCGGCATATTGGCAATTTCCACGCGCCTGCAGCGCCTGGGCGAGTTGCTGCGCAAAGACGGCCAGCAGATCTATAAAGCCCATGGCATTGACTTTGAACCTAAATGGTTTCCCGTGGTTTACAGCCTGCATGCCAATGAAGTACTGAGTGTGGTGGAAATTGCGCATGAAATAGGCTATAGTCATCCCTCTACCATCAGCCTGCTGAAGGAACTGGAAGCCAAAAAGCTGGTGCGGTCCAGGAAAGACAAGACCGACACCCGCAAACGCCTGATCAGCCTTACCGAAAAAGGCCAGCAGCTGGTCACTGAGATGAAGCCTGTCTGGGACCTGATCACCGCTGCCCTTACTGACCTGACCAATACCTCCAATAATATCATGGACGCCGTCAATGAAGTGGAAGCCCGTTTCCGGGAGAAAAGCTTTTTCGAACGGGCAGAGGACATTCGTCGCCGTAAGTCCCAGGGCTGA
- a CDS encoding GNAT family N-acetyltransferase: MAISYRPIGNDYSEEVINLILPIQQQEFNVQTNLSQQQDLLDIEQYYHQTGGGFWGAFDGDRLVGTIALIAYAPDGGALRKMFVRKEYRGREHGIATSLLDTLLSYAATRGIRDIYLGTVNFLHAARRFYEKKGFDQVTIDQLPAAFPRMMVDDVFYHYHH; encoded by the coding sequence ATGGCAATTTCCTACAGACCGATTGGCAATGATTATTCGGAAGAGGTAATCAATCTGATCCTGCCGATACAGCAACAGGAATTCAACGTACAGACCAACCTGTCGCAGCAGCAGGACCTGCTGGACATCGAGCAGTATTACCATCAGACCGGAGGTGGCTTCTGGGGTGCTTTTGACGGCGACAGGCTGGTAGGCACCATCGCGCTGATCGCTTATGCGCCTGACGGCGGTGCGCTACGCAAAATGTTTGTCCGCAAGGAATACAGAGGCCGGGAGCATGGCATTGCTACCTCATTGCTGGACACTTTGCTCAGTTACGCCGCCACCCGTGGCATCCGGGACATTTACCTGGGCACGGTGAACTTCCTTCATGCAGCCCGCCGCTTTTATGAGAAAAAAGGATTTGACCAGGTGACGATTGACCAGTTACCTGCCGCTTTCCCCAGAATGATGGTAGACGATGTTTTTTACCACTACCACCATTAA
- a CDS encoding MlaE family ABC transporter permease, which produces MDSSNGQPEKPFISPGIDRFFISVHTTFLFVARFFRELFRFPFETREFIRQCYMVGYKSLALISLTGFITGLVFTKQSRPSLSEFGATSWLPSLIAIAVIRALAPLVTALICAGKVGSSIGAELGSMRVTEQIDAMEVSAINPFKYLVVTRVLATTVCLPILMAYTALVGLMGSYLDVHVNEQTSITFFFLKAFSDITFLDLFASTFKAMAYGFTIGIVSCYQGYNASQGTQGVGKAANTSVVISMFLIFIEEVIIVQVVNSIR; this is translated from the coding sequence ATGGATTCCAGCAACGGACAACCAGAAAAACCATTCATATCACCCGGAATTGATCGCTTTTTCATCAGCGTACATACCACCTTTCTTTTCGTAGCCCGGTTTTTCCGGGAACTTTTCAGGTTCCCCTTTGAAACCCGGGAATTTATACGGCAATGTTACATGGTTGGCTATAAATCGCTGGCGCTCATTAGCTTAACAGGCTTTATTACCGGGTTGGTATTTACCAAACAATCAAGGCCATCCTTGTCTGAATTTGGCGCCACCTCCTGGCTTCCGTCGCTGATAGCGATTGCTGTGATCAGGGCACTGGCCCCGCTGGTGACTGCATTGATATGTGCGGGCAAGGTAGGTTCCAGTATTGGCGCGGAATTAGGGTCTATGCGGGTAACGGAACAGATAGATGCCATGGAAGTATCCGCCATCAATCCGTTCAAGTACCTGGTAGTGACACGCGTACTGGCCACTACTGTATGCTTGCCGATCCTGATGGCCTACACCGCCCTGGTAGGTCTGATGGGTTCTTATCTTGATGTCCATGTAAACGAACAGACCAGCATCACCTTCTTTTTTCTGAAGGCCTTTAGTGACATCACCTTCCTGGACCTGTTCGCTTCCACCTTTAAAGCCATGGCCTACGGTTTTACGATTGGCATTGTAAGCTGTTACCAGGGATACAACGCCTCTCAGGGCACACAGGGCGTAGGTAAAGCCGCCAACACTTCGGTGGTGATTTCCATGTTCCTGATATTTATAGAAGAAGTAATCATTGTTCAGGTAGTAAATTCAATCAGGTAG
- a CDS encoding glycoside hydrolase family 28 protein, whose amino-acid sequence MTNYPTGEASGLSRRAWLQKISMPALATAGACALPSMVLGASAPAKENQPGIYDIRRYGARGDGQTNDTAAIQRAIDECHQQRGGTVLVPVGDYLCGTLELKSNVTLHLAVGGRILGSPRREDYQAPAAIPPGNGNVVFLFAANAENVCIEGSGTIDGDGIHFNNGKGDGTGPGGQKGGNFDRPHLVIFYRCRHIGIKDTFFTRSAYHCFRILECREVNIRGVRIYNRVNRNNDGFHFNSSQHIHISDCDVACQDDGCALFGSNQFVTITNCTFSTRWSVFRFGSGEVKNITVSNCIIYDTYGCPIKIGAGKSKIENLLFSNIVMENVTGPIGIGFNAGNYNDTFVRNISFNNIRASLVTKPVNHPDIPFDVKPFEGEQYSCITLNGVGNSYLENISFTDVQITAAGGGTAAMAAKEVPAVSVEYFGVWGSAPAGAGAYGLYARNVKGLTLQNVRLTYREPDLRPALVLDNVSDAAFHALSIQGHPDATALRFINSQDVLCTATRLLSDARTFLQVKGDRSDNIIIEGGDHRKAQQALQGSLSAVQIK is encoded by the coding sequence ATGACGAACTACCCTACCGGAGAAGCCTCCGGCCTGAGTCGCCGTGCCTGGCTTCAAAAAATTTCCATGCCTGCCCTGGCAACTGCCGGGGCCTGCGCCCTTCCCTCCATGGTCCTTGGGGCATCAGCACCGGCGAAAGAAAATCAGCCTGGCATCTACGATATCAGGCGGTATGGCGCCCGCGGCGATGGTCAGACCAATGACACCGCAGCTATTCAACGTGCCATTGACGAATGCCATCAACAGCGGGGCGGTACGGTACTGGTGCCTGTCGGTGATTATCTGTGCGGCACCCTGGAACTTAAAAGTAATGTAACGCTACATCTGGCCGTTGGCGGGCGTATCCTGGGAAGTCCCCGCAGGGAAGATTATCAGGCGCCAGCCGCCATACCGCCCGGCAACGGCAATGTTGTATTCCTTTTTGCCGCCAATGCCGAAAACGTGTGTATAGAAGGCAGCGGCACTATTGATGGGGACGGCATTCACTTCAATAATGGCAAAGGAGATGGTACCGGTCCGGGCGGGCAGAAAGGCGGAAATTTTGACCGGCCGCACCTGGTGATTTTTTATCGCTGCCGCCACATAGGCATAAAAGATACATTCTTCACCCGTAGCGCCTATCACTGCTTCCGTATCCTGGAATGCCGGGAAGTGAACATCCGCGGTGTTCGTATATACAACCGCGTTAACCGTAACAATGACGGGTTCCATTTTAACAGCAGTCAACATATCCATATCTCAGACTGTGACGTGGCCTGCCAGGATGATGGCTGCGCACTCTTTGGCAGCAACCAGTTTGTTACCATCACCAACTGCACGTTCAGTACCCGATGGTCTGTCTTCCGCTTTGGCAGCGGCGAGGTAAAAAACATCACGGTATCCAATTGTATTATTTACGACACCTATGGATGTCCCATCAAGATTGGCGCAGGCAAATCAAAAATAGAGAACCTGCTTTTCAGCAACATTGTAATGGAGAATGTCACCGGACCTATAGGCATCGGTTTTAATGCAGGCAACTACAACGATACGTTTGTCCGTAACATTTCGTTCAACAACATCCGGGCATCGCTGGTCACTAAACCGGTGAACCATCCGGATATTCCTTTTGATGTAAAACCTTTTGAAGGAGAGCAATACAGCTGTATCACCCTTAACGGCGTGGGCAACAGCTATCTGGAAAACATCAGTTTTACTGACGTACAGATAACCGCCGCCGGCGGAGGCACGGCTGCCATGGCGGCTAAGGAAGTACCGGCCGTTTCCGTTGAATACTTCGGGGTATGGGGCAGCGCTCCCGCCGGCGCCGGCGCCTATGGACTGTATGCGCGCAATGTAAAAGGGCTCACGTTGCAAAATGTACGGCTTACTTACCGGGAACCGGACCTGCGCCCTGCCCTGGTATTGGATAATGTTTCCGACGCAGCTTTCCACGCGTTGAGCATACAGGGACATCCTGATGCGACCGCGCTGCGGTTCATTAACAGCCAGGATGTATTGTGCACAGCCACCAGGTTGTTGTCTGACGCCCGTACATTTTTACAGGTTAAAGGAGATCGGAGTGACAACATTATCATAGAGGGTGGCGATCATCGTAAAGCGCAGCAAGCATTACAGGGCAGTCTGTCAGCAGTGCAAATAAAATAA